Sequence from the Mixophyes fleayi isolate aMixFle1 chromosome 4, aMixFle1.hap1, whole genome shotgun sequence genome:
GCACAAGAAAGGCAGTACACTGATTTAGCACATACTAAAGATTGGCCTGTATTGTAATTCTGTGTTTGTCGGCTGGAGATAGGATGTTTGGGGATCTAATACAACATTTTGCAATGTGGGGGggtctggcgctatataaataaatgatgatgataaaatggtTATATGCAGACTGTAGGAGGACATCCACATTATGTTTTcaaaatgcccccaattcatattctgatacacagaagtgcccccagttcatattatgccacagtaatgcccccagctcATTTTATGACACGCAAGTGCCACATttcctattatgccacagtaatgttcCCGGTTCATTTTATGTCACACATAATTGCCCCCATATACtccgtgatctgtgttatgtactgtgttcagttattgctctgcttttccatatttcatgtaccaatacattttccaaacagaccGCAACATTGCAGTGACCggacaagaaaccagcagcagactGCGGAAGCTGTAAtaacaggtaggatagagcaTGCACAGACCTTTATAcacacaagatacagcacgcaGATGAATAAGGCGCAACTGTGTCTTTGTATATGTATGTGCTTAAATATGCCAAAAATGCAAATTCTTTTGTCCGGGTAGAATTGACATCCACCACTACAAGGAAGAGCACAGCTCGGTGACCTCAGGGGGAAACGGTGAAGCCTGGAGCAACTTGATCTCAACCACAAACAAGGTAAGCTGTTTTCTTATAAACTATAAGGTATTTGCATTGCTTAGAGGTATACTTAGAGATCTAATCCAAACCCGTGACTGCTTCTTCCATTATCATGTGTATACTGCAATTAGTTAAGACGCCATTTAGCTTCCATGTAGCTACCAAGGTACGTCCAAGTCTTGATGAGGCAGACAGAAACTAAGCAGCAATTCCTCCTACatacccctaatatatatatttatatatattcattttagggGAAGCTTCGCCATGGATTTGTATCATCATAAATCTGGCGCCCAGAaacgtaaagaaaaaaaagcaaaagacaaAAGGACCAGTGAAGGTCGGAGAACTCTTGAAAGTGTAGGATTTACTGTTTCCTCTCATTTGTCTGAGCATGAAGGTCAGAAGGAGGTGGCTGGATCTTCAACAATAACAAGTGGAATTGATGAAGTTAATGAAAATCTAACTGTTATTgttcttgatgatgatgatgatgatgatgatgttagtggTTCAAGTAGTATGCTAACATGTGCTTCTGGCACAGACACTACACTGATTTCAGAACCACATACAAGTTCTGCACACTTAACTTCTGCACGTAAAGGTGATGTTACTGAGGTTTGTTCCACAGCTTACTCAGAGGGGGCATCTGATATCGAATTAGATAGCAACAGGCAGCTATTGAAATGTGATATAGGCCTTCTGCAACCAGGTTTCTCAGTGGCCCAAATAGAAGATGCCGTACGACAGGGACCAGAACCACACCCAACCTTTTTCCCACCTGATAAACATGGCAGCcaatttcctttttatatattaaattttcaCTTaccaaacaaagaaaaatatcctCGCGACTGGTTAGTTTGGAGTAAGAGTAAGCAAGCTTTGTTCTGCTTTCCCTGTTTTTTATTCAGCAAGCTCCCAGTAACACATCGTTCAGTTTTGACAACAGAAATCGGTTGGGGACCTTCGAAAGGTTATaaaaaactgtacaataaaatacctGACCATGAAAATAGTAATAACCATCGTACATGTTATGTAGACTGGCGAGATTTGCAAACCAATCTTGAAAAAAACATGACAGTTGATAGTTTATTATGGCACAAAATCCAGAATGAAACCGAGGTTTGGAAAGCCTTATTGCGAAGATTTCTGGATGTAGTTCTGTTTCTTGCAGAACGTGGACTGGCTTTTAGAGGATCAAGCAACCTAATTGGACATCCAAGAAATGGCAATTTTCTAGGAATGTTAGAAGTTGTAAGCCACTACGACCCTTTGCTTGCAGAGCAtttgaaaaaagtaaaacaggcacaaatggagaaaaaaagattaCAAGTACATTACTTGTCAGCAGAAATTCAAAATGAATTCATATCATGTTGTGCCGAATATgtgtttaactgcattttaaaggaGAGAGAAAATGCAAAGTATGTTTCTATTATTGTAGATGCAACACCAGACTCAGCACACATGGAACAAACTACCTTCATTTTGCGTTATGTTCTTGTCGTAAACAATGAATATCAAGTTTTAGAACGATTTTTGGAATTTGtcaactgcaataaaaaaacaggGGAAGCTATTGCAGATTTAATTCTGGAAACGCTTCAAAAACGTAATATTCCAATAAATGATTGTCGTGGACAAGGCTATGACAATGGTTCTAACATGAGTGGAGCATACAAAGGTGTCCAAGCTCGAATTTTACAAGTAAATTCTCTGGCTATTTTTTCTCCTTGTGCCTGTCACAGTTTAAATCTGTGTGGTGTccatgcagcagaatgttgtccTGAGGTTGTGACATTTTTTGGCATTGTACAAAAGCTGTATAATATATTCAGTGGCAGTCCTCAGAGGTGGGAAATTTTGAAAGCAAACATCGGTGCTTCACTCCACTCCATGTCAAATACACGTTGGTCTGCAAGGGTAGAGAGTGTCAAACCCTTTGCTGAAAGACTTCCTGGGATCCAAAAGGCAATTG
This genomic interval carries:
- the LOC142149578 gene encoding zinc finger MYM-type protein 1-like; the encoded protein is MDLYHHKSGAQKRKEKKAKDKRTSEGRRTLESVGFTVSSHLSEHEGQKEVAGSSTITSGIDEVNENLTVIVLDDDDDDDDVSGSSSMLTCASGTDTTLISEPHTSSAHLTSARKGDVTEVCSTAYSEGASDIELDSNRQLLKCDIGLLQPGFSVAQIEDAVRQGPEPHPTFFPPDKHGSQFPFYILNFHLPNKEKYPRDWLVWSKSKQALFCFPCFLFSKLPVTHRSVLTTEIGWGPSKGYKKLYNKIPDHENSNNHRTCYVDWRDLQTNLEKNMTVDSLLWHKIQNETEVWKALLRRFLDVVLFLAERGLAFRGSSNLIGHPRNGNFLGMLEVVSHYDPLLAEHLKKVKQAQMEKKRLQVHYLSAEIQNEFISCCAEYVFNCILKERENAKYVSIIVDATPDSAHMEQTTFILRYVLVVNNEYQVLERFLEFVNCNKKTGEAIADLILETLQKRNIPINDCRGQGYDNGSNMSGAYKGVQARILQVNSLAIFSPCACHSLNLCGVHAAECCPEVVTFFGIVQKLYNIFSGSPQRWEILKANIGASLHSMSNTRWSARVESVKPFAERLPGIQKAIESVLELNLTSEIRTDLDSVSIYLDSFDCVLMASIWLKVLTAINYRSTVLQARNTTIDKEVENLSSLVDELKAIRNNWQALLNESRLVAENLNIPTEFRSFQQRRQRKRRRFFDESSTEESFSNSTPEEMFKCKVFHILLDSVIGNMTTRFDAAKAINSLFSILWLFPEVEDEEVREKANQLPKRYEDDVTQTICDELIHLKSIYKSNLGEESLSPIKLLNKLKHQKLERLFPNIVVALRLFCTIPVTVAQAERSFSCLSRIKDVLRSTMTQNRLNDLGLLSIEASLARNCDFSSIIDLFSSRKARKALL